Sequence from the Streptomyces mobaraensis NBRC 13819 = DSM 40847 genome:
CGGGCCGGCTGGTGGGCGGGGTGGTGACCGTACGGGCGTCGGAGCACCGTTCGCAGTGGCGCAACCGGGAGGCGGCGGCCGTCCGGCTGGCCGCGCTGCTGGCCGAGGCCACCGCGCCGCCGCCGAAGCCGCGGAAGCCGACGCGCATACCGCGCGGCATCAACGAGCGGCGGCTGCGGGAGAAGAAGCAGCGCGCGGAGACGAAGCGGGGGCGCTCCGCGCGGGACTGGCGCTGACGTCCGCGCGGGACTGGCACTGACGTCCGCGCGGGACTGGCACTGACGTCCGCGTCGGGCGCGACCCGGCGCGCGCTCACGACAGGTGCCGGTACCGCCCCTTGAAGTACGTCAGCGGCCCGCTCTCCGTCGTCGAGGCGGCGGCCTTCAGGACGCGCCCGATGAAGAGGGTGTGGTCGCCCGCGACCACTCGCTGTTCCGTCCGGCACTCCAGGACCGCGAGGGCGCCCCGGACGAGCGGGGAGCCGGAGAGCTCGCCGCGGTCGTGCGGGAGGTCCTCGAAGAGGAGCCGGTCGCTGACCCGTCCCTTCATCGCGAACCGTCCGGCGACCTGCCGCTGGCCTTCGGCGAGCAGGGACACCGCCCAGAGGGGCTGTCGGGCGAGCAACTCCTCCATCCGGGAGTCGTTGCGAACGCTCACCATCACGAGGGGTGGGTCCAGGGATACGGAGAGGAACGCCGTCGCCGTCATGCCGACGTCCTCGCCGCGCGGGCCGTCGTCGGGGTCGTGCGCGGTCACCAGGACCACGCCCGCCGCCAGGCGGGCGAGGGCGGCGCGGAATTCCTCGGCGGTCACACCGTCAGCATGCGGTATGCGGGCCTCGGTGGGCGAAGTCGTCTGCAACACACGACGCACGCTAGCCGCCCGTGACGAACCACTGCATCGGGCTGCGGGACCAGGACCCTCTTGGTAATGGGGACTAGGCCCTCCGTAGTCCCGCGGACATCGGGACGGTTTCCCGGCTCGCTGCTCGTTCACGTGTTCGCACCGCCTCTGACCTCGTCGATCTCCTCACGAAATCCCGGATTGGGTGCCGAAAAACGCGGCAGGCTCTGCCTTATTTGCGGACCAGAAACGTAGGACGACTGCGAACGCAAGGTAAGGGGCGTCGTTACGCACTGTGACATGAGTCACAGAAGGCCCTATTTGTTGACCCTGTGTACCGAGTTGTCAGCTCCCTGTGATTCAGTGGCCGTGTAATCGGACGACAAGAAAATCTGGAGAGTCGCTGTCGAGGTCTCGGGGGAGAGCGAGCTATGGACACCGAGTCGGAGCCGTATGTGCGTCTGACGACCCTGCGGCAGGTTCACCAGGCGGTGGCGGATCTGAACACCGCCCGCAGCCTCGCGGACACCTTGCAGACCGTCGCGGAGGGCGTGGTGAACGGGCTCGGCTACGAGCTCGCGGCGGTCAACCTGGTCCGCCCGGACGGTGACCTCGTGGTCGCCGCCGTCGCCGGGAGCGCGAGTGCCGAGGCGTTCCTGTCCGGCCGGGTCGGTTCGCGGGTGTCCTGGGAGCGCCGGCTCAGCATGGGCGAGCGCTGGGGCGAGCTGCGCTTCATCCCGTACACCGAGGGCTGGGTCCTCGACGACGACGACGTCCCGCAGTGGCGCACCACCGGCCCCGCGCCGCGCTTCCCCGACGAGTGGCACCCCATGGACCGCCTCCTCGCGCCCATGTACTCGGCCGGTTCGGCCGGCGGCGAGCTGCTCGGCGTGATCTCCGTCGACCGGCCGCGCAACGGCCGCCGCCCCGGCGCCTGGGGCCGCGAGGCGCTGCAGATGTACGCGTTCCAGTCCGCGATCGCGATCAGCAACGCCAAGCTGCGCGCCAACATGCAGCGCGCCCTCGTCCGCCTGGAGCGCGAGCAGCAGGCGCTGCGCGCCAGCGAGGAGAGCTTCCGGCAGGCGTTCGAGTACGCGCCCAGCGGCATGGCCATCGCCGAGCTCGGCGGCGACCAGCACGGGCGGCTGCACCGCGCCAACGACGCCCTCTGCCGGCTGCTGGGCCGGTCGGCCTCGCAGATGCGCCGCTACTCGTTCTCCGACCTCGTCCACCCCGAGGACATCGGCACGCTGCTCCGCACCTCCGCCGAGGGCGGCCGGGCCGAGCTGCGGCTGCGCCGCCGGGACGACACGTTCGTCTGGGTCTCGCTGCGCAACTCGGTGGTCGCCGACGCCGCCGAGGGGCCGCGCTACCTGCTCACCCACGTCGAGGACATCGAGGACCGCAAGCGGCACGAGCTCCAGCTCGCCCACCGCGCCAGCCACGACTCCCTCACCGGCCTCCCCAACAGCGCCGAGTTGCGCGCCCGGCTCAGCAGCCGGCTGTGCAGCCGGCCGCCCGGCAGCGAGCCGCAGCACGCCACGGCCGACCACGGGCCGTTCGGGCGGCTGGAGGGCTTCGACGAGGTCGTGGGCGTCGGGGACCCCTTCGGAGGCCCGTTCGGCGAGCCGCTGGGCATACCGGGCGGCATACCGGGCGGCCCGGGGAGCGTCCCGGGCGGTGACGGCGCGTACGGGCACGACCGCGCCCCGGACCCGCTCGCCGACGAGCGACCACCCGGCGGCTACCGGCCGGGCGACTACGCCGTCGGGGACTACGGCATGGCCGACTACCCGGCGGGGGCGGGGGCGGGCGACTACGGAGCGGCTTACTCCGGCTCCGGCGGCTACGACCACCGCGACCACCACGTGCACACCGTCCCGCTCGACGAGGACAGCGACGAGAGCGAGAAGGGCCTCGCCGTCCTCTTCTGCGACCTGGACGGCTTCAAGTCGATCAACGACCGCTTCGGGCACCACACCGGCGACGCGGTCCTGATCGAGGTCGCCCGGCGGCTCAGCAGCGGCGTCCGCGACGGCGACACCGTGGCCCGGATGGGCGGCGACGAGTTCGTCGTCCTCGCCGACGGCCTCGGCCGCGCCGACGCGGAGGACCTGGCGGTCCGGCTGCGCAACGCGATCATCCCGCCCATCCGGGTCGACGGCCGGGCGGTGCGCGTGGGGGCGAGTTTCGGCATCGGCTGGGCGGGCTGCGGAATGTCCGCCGACGAGGTGCTGCGCTCCGCCGACCAGCGGATGTACGTCGAGAAGCGGTCCCGCGCCCGGGCCGGTCGGCGGGCCGGGTGACCGGCCGGTAGCCCCCGCGCCAGGGCGTGCCCCTTGCCGCACGGGGTAGGCTGCGCCGATGCGGCACCGCCGCCGGACCGTGGTGGCCGAACCGGCCTCGACAGCCGCGGATCCGGTACACGAACGTGGGTGCCGGACGGCACATTCACGTGGGGAGTGACAGGGGATGACGGCCGGTAACAACGGCAACGGCAAGCCGGAGGACGAGGACCCGTTCGGTTACCTGTACCGCTCGGAGGGCGGCGACCAGGGCACCGACGCGGCTGCGTCCGCACCGCAGCCCGGCGTCCCCCGCACGTCGTACAACCAGGTCCGGCCGGTCGGCTCACGCCAGTACACGCCGCAGCAGGGCGGCGGTACGTACGGCGCGGGCATGCCCGCCCCCCAGCAGCCCACCCCGCACTACGCCGCCCCGGAAACCCTCCCCGGCGGCGCCCCCCGCCACCCGGGCCCCCCGCCCGGCGCTCCCGGCCCGCAGCGCCCGAAGCGGCGCGGCCTGCTCATAGCCGCGATAGCCGTGGTGGTCGTGGTCGCCGGCGGCATCGGCGCGGCGGTGTACGCGAACCAGGGCGACGGGGACGACGGCAAGAACAACACGGCGCAGCAGACGCCGTCGGGCAAGCCGTCGGAGAGGCCGGAGAAGAAGGACGGTAAGGACGACGAGAAGAAGCCGTCCAACAAGCCCGTCCTGGACCTCGACCGGTCCGCCGCGTCCCTGCGTCTGGGCGGTGGCGCGTCCACGGCCAAGAGCGTGAAGGGGGCGCCGTCGGAGGGGGGCGTCTACGTCGTCATGAAGCCGGGTGCTTCGATCGAGTGGAACGACGTGACGGTCAATGGCGAGGGCCGCTACACGGTATGGCTCGACTACGGCGCGCCTGGCGGGGACGTGGCCGGCACGCTGTGGATCAATGGGGAGAAGCTGACCACCGCGAAGCTGAAGAGCTGGTCCGGAACCGACTGGTCGCACACCTTCAACTGGGTTTCGTTGAAGGGCGGCAAGAACGACATCAAGCTGACGTGCGACTCGGGGAACTGCAACGCCAACGTTGCCCGGATCAGGGTGTTCCCGGGAGAGGTTTCGAAGGCTCCTTAGCCGCACCCGGAACTTGGTGGCATCGTGCGTCGCGGTCAGGCTTCTTTGAGCAGGCGGTTGATGAAGTCGCGGGATGTGGCTATATCGAGGGCCTGCTCGCGGAGGTAGTTGAACGCCGTGTCGTAGCGCACGGTGTGCGTGTCCTCCTCCAGGTAGAAGGACGTCGTCAGCGGTTCGATCGCCACGACCGGCTGTCCCTCGTCGAAGTGGAAGACGGTGTAAGCGCCGCTGACACTAGTGTGTGCGCCAGCGGCGAACGGGATGACGCGGACCTCTACGTTCGGCATCTCCGAAGCATCCAGCACTCGCTTGAGCTGCTCACGGAGTACTCCGGCTGCTCCCACTCGGCGCCTCAGGCATGCCTCGTCGAGCACGCAGCGCATCATGAGCGGCGGCACGGACGCGTCGCCGGACCGGCGTTGTACCAGGACCTGCTGCCGCTTCATGCGCAGCTCGGCGAAGGTTCTCTCCTGGCGGGCGGTGTACCAAGCGCAACTGCTCTCGATGACGGCGCAGGCGTAATCCCTTGTCTGGAGCAAGTCCGGAACAGTCAGTGCTGCGTAGGCGTCGGCCTGGCTCGCCAGGTCTTCGAGCTCGATGAGGTCGGCGAGAGAGTCGTGGATGACATCACCGTATTGAGTGAACAAGCCCTTCCGGCGGTTCGCCTCGGCCAGCTTCTCAAGTTTCCGGAGCTCCGCGATCCGCGCTTCGTCCTCAATGCCGTACACGCTGAGGAATTTGTCGAGGTTGGCGCGTAGCTTGCCGTTCTCGATCTTGCTCAGGCTCGGTGAACCCGAGATGCCGAGCAACTTGACGGCTTGCGCGAGGCTCAGGCCGGCCCGGATCCGCATGGTCCGCAGCTCCGCCCCGAGTCGTCGACGCATCAGGGTGGGCGTGGCGTCCGTCAAATGATCACCTCCCGATTCACGGCGCCCGACGATACGGCAACCGTCAGCCTCTGTACGCCAATTCACTCTTTGGGGCCAAGTGTGAAAATGCAACGTTGCAGCGGGGATGTGCGGTACCCCAAGGTGGTTCTCAGGCGCAGGTTCAAGCCACCTGGGGGTGTGCGCAGTGACATACAGAGCAGGCAGCTACATGGTCGACGTCCGCGACGGCCGGCTGGCTCAGGTGGCGGAGGCCGCCGACGGCCTGGTCCGCGTACGGAGCCTGAACGGCGGCGGGGAGCCGTGGACCGTCCCGCCCACCGCCCTCCGCCTCGCGACCCGGGAGGAGCGGCAAGCGGCCGGGCTGCGCCCGTACCAGACCGGGTGCGACGAGTGCGCCGCGCTCGACGTGGTCAGGAAGGCGGCCGGGGGCGGGGACGCCACCGCCGCCGTGTACACGCACTGGATCGTGGCGCACTCCGCGTCCGCGATGGGGAGGGGCAACTGATGCGAGCCGTAGGACGCTTGATCCGCCACTGCGGGCACCGCTCCGGCTGGGAGCGGGCCGCAGGCGAGGAGCGCTGTCGCGACTGCGGTGCCCGCCGCTTCACGGACTACGCCGCGCTGCTGATGCCGGAACGCCCGGTGGCGGCGGCCACCCCACCACCCCGCGACCCGACCCGCGCGGACCGCGCGGCCGCGGCCCTCATCGCGCACGGGCTGCACCGCCTGAGCCGCTGGGGCACCAGCGCGGCCACCTGGCGGCTGGCCGTCTGACAGCGTCGCGGCGGGCGAATACGGGCCGGGTGATCAAGGCCACATCGGCTGACCCGGGTGCCGTACGATCGCTGTGCTGCGGCATTGATGCGGCAGGGCGATTGGAAGCGCACGCGCTGGAGTGGTATCAGGAGCGGGAAGGGCGTAGTTGGTGAGCTACGCGTACCGCGTCGCGTAGACCCCTGAGGCGCGTGCCGATCTCGTCAAGCTGGATGAACAGCTTGCGAAGACCGGCAGTGCCGGGATTTCCGCCGAGATCGCCCCTGCCCCTTACGGGGGCTTGTCAGTGCCACGGCCCATGGGCGGGGGTGAGTGGGACCGAACGGCTTTGGTCGCCATGTCGGCCGTTCGCTATGTCGTTTCGGATGGGGAGGGCGTCGACCCGCCGACCATCACCATCGTGCGCGTCATCAACCGGGGAGCGTCCTGACCTTCAGGCTGCGGTGCGTGGCCCGGCCAGAGCGTGCAGGAACCGCTCCACCGTCGCCGCCATCGCCTCCCGCGCGGGAGCGAGGTAGCGGCGGGGGTCGACCGTCGACGGGTGCGCCTCCAGGAAGGCGCGGACGGCGCCGGTGAAGGCGGTGTTGAGGGCCGTGCCGACGTTTACCTTTCGGATGCCCGATGCCACCGCGCGGCGGAGTTCGGCGTCCGGGACGCCTGAGGAGCCGTGGAGGACGAGGGGGACGGGGACGGCATCGCGGAGTTCCGTGATCAGCGGGTGGTCCAGGGTCGCCGTGCGGGTCGTCATCGCGTGGGTGCTGCCGACCGCCACCGCCAGGGCGTCCACGCCCGTGTCGGCGACGAACGCCGCCGCTTCCGTCGGGTCCGTGCGGACGCCGGGGGTGTGGGCGTCGCCCGGTTTGCCGCCCACGCGGCCCAGTTCGGCTTCCAGCCAGAGGCCGCGCGCGTGCGCCCAACGCGCCGCTTCCGAAGTCGCCTTGACGTTGTCCGCGTAGGGGAGCGCCGACGCGTCGTACATGACCGACGAGAAGTCGTGCGCGCTCGCCGCGTGCAGGAGGTCCACCGATTCGACGTGGTCGAGGTGGAGGGCCAGTGGGACGGCGGAGGCGCGGGCGACGGCCGCGGTGGCGGAGGCGATCGGGGCGAGGGCGCCGCCGTGGAACTTCACGGCGTTCTCGGAGAGCTGGAGGACGGCCGGGCGCCCGGCCGCCTCCGCGCCGGCGGCGATGGCCTCCGCGTGCTCGACGGTGATGACGTTGAACGCGGCGACGGCCGCGCTCGCGGCGCCTGCGGCGCCGGGGGCGAGGAGGTCGGCGGTACGGGCCAGGGGCATCGGCTCAACTCCCGTGCGCGAGCGGGCGCGGGCCGCCACGACGTCCCGTCGTCCTGTCTGCTGGTGGGTGGGGCGCTGTCGATGGGGGCGGGGGTGCGTGGTCCGTTCGGGGCGTCGGAACCGTCGCGCGGGCGCGGGCGTCGCGGACGGCCGTCCCGCCCCGCACGAGACTCACACCGTCACCACCTTCACCAGCGGCAGCGCCGCCTCGTACGCGTCCGCGTCGAACTCGCCCGCCACCGGGGCCCGGACCGTCGCCGCCGAGACGGCGATCGCGCGGCGGAGGCGGTCGGGCCAGGGGAGGCCCTCCAGCCAGGCGGACAGGAGGCCGGCCACGGCGGAGTCGCCGGCGCCCGTCGGGTTGCCCTTGAGGCGGGCGGGTGGGGTGGCGCGCCAGGTGCCGTCGGGGGTGATGGCGAGCATGCCGTCGGTGCCGAGGGACGCGGCGACGGCGTGGGCGCCCCGGCGGCGGGCGTCGAGGGCCGCGCGGACGGGGTCGGTGGAGCCGGTGAGGGCGGCGAGTTCGGCGGCGTTCGGCTTGACGATGTCGGGGCGGGCCGCGACGCCGCGTCGCAGGGGTTCGCCGGAGGTGTCCAGGAGGACGGGGATGTCGCGGGTGCGCGCCTGGCGGATCAACTGCGCGTAGGCGCCCACCGGGACGCCCGGCGGGAGGCTGCCGCACAGGGCCACTGCCCGGGCGTCGTCCAGGAGTTGGGCGTAACGAGCCGTGAAGGCCGCCCACTCCGCCGCGGTGATCGCCGGGCCGGTCTCGTTGAGCTGGGTGGTGTCGCCGGTGCTCGCGTCCACGACGCCGACCGTGCGGCGGGTGGAGCCGGCGATCGGGACGAGGGCGTCGGTCAGGCGGCCCGCCGTGTCGGCGGCCGTCGTGGCCAGGAGCGTGCGGAGGGTCTCGCCGGTCGGGCCGCCCGCGAAGCCCGTGACCGTGGTGGCGTGGCCCAGCCGGGCCAGCACCCGGGAGACGTTCAGGCCCTTGCCGCCCGGCCGTTCGACCGCCTCGGCGACGCGATGGGAGGTGTGGGGACGCAGCCGGGGGACCCGGTAGGTCAGGTCGAGCGCGGCGTTGAGCGTGACCGTGAGGATCATCGGCGCCTCTCTCGGACCGGTCCGCGGGGACCCAGTGGGGACACGATTGCGCGAGCGATCATGCCAAAACAGCGGCGGCAGGCCCAGTCCCCGGACCTGCCGCCGTTCCCCAAGGAGAGGACGAATCAGCGCACTTCGGGGCGGACCAGCCATTCGCCCTTGCGCATGACGCCGACGAGTTCGAACGCGCCGTCGAGGACGACGAGGTCGGCGTCCTTGCCCGGTTCCAGGGAACCGACGCGGTCGGCGACGCCCAGCAGCCGGGCCGGGTTGGCGGACAGGGCGGCGACCGCGTCCTCGACCGGCAGCCGGTCGACGGTCACCGCGCGGCGGAACGCCGTGTCCAGGGTGAGGGTCGAGCCGGCGATCGAACCGGCCGTCGGGCCGTCCGCGATGCGCGCGACCGCGTCCTTCACCTCCACCCGCATCGGCCCCAGCGCGTACATGCCGTCGCTCATGCCCGCCGCGCCCATCGCGTCCGTCACGAACGCGACCCGGTCGGCGCCCGCGCGGGCGAACGCCAGCTCCAGGACGGCCGGGTGCAGGTGCGTCCCGTCGTTGATCAGCTCGACGGTGACCCGCTCGTCCTCCAGCAGCGCCGCGATCGGCCCGGGCGCGCGGTGCAGCAGCGTGGGCATGGCGTTGAAGAGGTGGGTGGCGACGGTCGCGCCCGCCTCGATGGCGTCGAGCGTCGCCTCGTACGTCGAGTCCGTGTGGCCGACGGCCGCGACGACGCCCAGGTCCGCGAGCATCCGGACGGACTCCAGGCCGCCGGGCAGCTCGGGGGCGAGGGTCATCATCCGGGCCGTGCCGTGCGCCGCGTCGACGAGCTTGCGGACGTCGGCCGGGTCCGGGTCGCGCAGCAGCTCCGGCTGGTGGGCGCCGCAGCGGTGCGGGGAGATGAACGGGCCCTCGAAGTGGACGCCCGCCAGGTCGCCCTGCTGGGTCAGCTCCGCGAGGACGGCCGCCTGCCGGGCGAGGTCGTCCAGGTCGCCGGTGACGGTGGAGGCCACCATCGTCGTCGTGCCGTGCGCGCGGTGCGCGCGGACCGCCGTCAGGGCCTCCTCCGGGTCGCCGGACGAGAACGAGGCGCCGCCGCCGCCGTGGACGTGCATGTCCACGAAGCCGGGGACGATCCAGTGGCCGGTCAGGTCCCAGGTCGGCGCCTCCTCGGCGGCGTCCGCGACGACGCGGGTGCCCTCCACGGTGACGCGGCCGTGCTCCACCACCCCGGTCGGCAGCACGACACGGGCGCCGTCGAGAACCGTTCGTTCGACCATCAGGCGGATACCTCCGTGGATTCCGTGGGTGCCGTGGATGTTGTGGCTGCCCGGGCGGCCAGCAGGTCCCGGGCGAGCAGGCCCGCGCCCAGGCAGCCGGCGGTGGCCCCGAGGGCCGCCGGGACGATGAGGGGGAGTTTCTGGAACGTGAGGCGCTCCGCGACGGCGGCGCGCAGCGGGCCGAACAGCGTTTCGCCCGATTCGGCCAGCCCGCCGCCGACGATCAGCGTACGGGGGTCGAGCAGCGTCAGCCCGACGACGAGGCCGTCGGCGAGCGCGTCCACCGCCTCCTGCCAGACGCGGTGGGCGCGGGGGTCGCCGGCCTCGACGGCGCGGGCGCAGGCGGCGGCGTCGGCCGCCGGGTCGCCGCTCGCGGCGGCCCAGGCGCGGCCCACGGCGGCGGCCGACGCGAGCGTCTCCAGGCAGCCGCGGCCGCCGCAGCCGCATTCCGGGGCGTCCGGGCCGCGGCGTACGGCGATGTGGCCGATCTCCCCGGCCGAGCCGTTCGCGCCCTCCTCGACACGGCCCTGGATGCCGATCGCGCCCGCTATGCCGGTGCCGAGGGCCACGAAGAGGAAGCGGTCCGCGCCGCGGCCGGCGCCGAGCCTGCCCTCGGCGAGGCCGCCCGTCCTGACGTCGTGGCCCAGGGCCACGGGGGTGCCGCCGAGGCGGCGGCTCAGGAGGTCGCGGAGGGGGAGGTCGCGCCAGCCCAGGTTGGCGGCGTAGACGGCTGTGCCGGTGGTCGTGTCC
This genomic interval carries:
- the arfB gene encoding alternative ribosome rescue aminoacyl-tRNA hydrolase ArfB; amino-acid sequence: MSGPHVIRGAVSLPEAELVWRFSRSSGPGGQHVNTSDSQVELRFDLAATEALPAVWKERALERLAGRLVGGVVTVRASEHRSQWRNREAAAVRLAALLAEATAPPPKPRKPTRIPRGINERRLREKKQRAETKRGRSARDWR
- a CDS encoding flavin reductase family protein translates to MLQTTSPTEARIPHADGVTAEEFRAALARLAAGVVLVTAHDPDDGPRGEDVGMTATAFLSVSLDPPLVMVSVRNDSRMEELLARQPLWAVSLLAEGQRQVAGRFAMKGRVSDRLLFEDLPHDRGELSGSPLVRGALAVLECRTEQRVVAGDHTLFIGRVLKAAASTTESGPLTYFKGRYRHLS
- the cdgB gene encoding diguanylate cyclase CdgB, translating into MDTESEPYVRLTTLRQVHQAVADLNTARSLADTLQTVAEGVVNGLGYELAAVNLVRPDGDLVVAAVAGSASAEAFLSGRVGSRVSWERRLSMGERWGELRFIPYTEGWVLDDDDVPQWRTTGPAPRFPDEWHPMDRLLAPMYSAGSAGGELLGVISVDRPRNGRRPGAWGREALQMYAFQSAIAISNAKLRANMQRALVRLEREQQALRASEESFRQAFEYAPSGMAIAELGGDQHGRLHRANDALCRLLGRSASQMRRYSFSDLVHPEDIGTLLRTSAEGGRAELRLRRRDDTFVWVSLRNSVVADAAEGPRYLLTHVEDIEDRKRHELQLAHRASHDSLTGLPNSAELRARLSSRLCSRPPGSEPQHATADHGPFGRLEGFDEVVGVGDPFGGPFGEPLGIPGGIPGGPGSVPGGDGAYGHDRAPDPLADERPPGGYRPGDYAVGDYGMADYPAGAGAGDYGAAYSGSGGYDHRDHHVHTVPLDEDSDESEKGLAVLFCDLDGFKSINDRFGHHTGDAVLIEVARRLSSGVRDGDTVARMGGDEFVVLADGLGRADAEDLAVRLRNAIIPPIRVDGRAVRVGASFGIGWAGCGMSADEVLRSADQRMYVEKRSRARAGRRAG
- a CDS encoding helix-turn-helix domain-containing protein, which gives rise to MTDATPTLMRRRLGAELRTMRIRAGLSLAQAVKLLGISGSPSLSKIENGKLRANLDKFLSVYGIEDEARIAELRKLEKLAEANRRKGLFTQYGDVIHDSLADLIELEDLASQADAYAALTVPDLLQTRDYACAVIESSCAWYTARQERTFAELRMKRQQVLVQRRSGDASVPPLMMRCVLDEACLRRRVGAAGVLREQLKRVLDASEMPNVEVRVIPFAAGAHTSVSGAYTVFHFDEGQPVVAIEPLTTSFYLEEDTHTVRYDTAFNYLREQALDIATSRDFINRLLKEA
- a CDS encoding DUF6255 family natural product biosynthesis protein, which gives rise to MRAVGRLIRHCGHRSGWERAAGEERCRDCGARRFTDYAALLMPERPVAAATPPPRDPTRADRAAAALIAHGLHRLSRWGTSAATWRLAV
- a CDS encoding ketose-bisphosphate aldolase, whose protein sequence is MPLARTADLLAPGAAGAASAAVAAFNVITVEHAEAIAAGAEAAGRPAVLQLSENAVKFHGGALAPIASATAAVARASAVPLALHLDHVESVDLLHAASAHDFSSVMYDASALPYADNVKATSEAARWAHARGLWLEAELGRVGGKPGDAHTPGVRTDPTEAAAFVADTGVDALAVAVGSTHAMTTRTATLDHPLITELRDAVPVPLVLHGSSGVPDAELRRAVASGIRKVNVGTALNTAFTGAVRAFLEAHPSTVDPRRYLAPAREAMAATVERFLHALAGPRTAA
- a CDS encoding 1-phosphofructokinase family hexose kinase — its product is MILTVTLNAALDLTYRVPRLRPHTSHRVAEAVERPGGKGLNVSRVLARLGHATTVTGFAGGPTGETLRTLLATTAADTAGRLTDALVPIAGSTRRTVGVVDASTGDTTQLNETGPAITAAEWAAFTARYAQLLDDARAVALCGSLPPGVPVGAYAQLIRQARTRDIPVLLDTSGEPLRRGVAARPDIVKPNAAELAALTGSTDPVRAALDARRRGAHAVAASLGTDGMLAITPDGTWRATPPARLKGNPTGAGDSAVAGLLSAWLEGLPWPDRLRRAIAVSAATVRAPVAGEFDADAYEAALPLVKVVTV
- the nagA gene encoding N-acetylglucosamine-6-phosphate deacetylase, with product MVERTVLDGARVVLPTGVVEHGRVTVEGTRVVADAAEEAPTWDLTGHWIVPGFVDMHVHGGGGASFSSGDPEEALTAVRAHRAHGTTTMVASTVTGDLDDLARQAAVLAELTQQGDLAGVHFEGPFISPHRCGAHQPELLRDPDPADVRKLVDAAHGTARMMTLAPELPGGLESVRMLADLGVVAAVGHTDSTYEATLDAIEAGATVATHLFNAMPTLLHRAPGPIAALLEDERVTVELINDGTHLHPAVLELAFARAGADRVAFVTDAMGAAGMSDGMYALGPMRVEVKDAVARIADGPTAGSIAGSTLTLDTAFRRAVTVDRLPVEDAVAALSANPARLLGVADRVGSLEPGKDADLVVLDGAFELVGVMRKGEWLVRPEVR
- a CDS encoding ROK family protein translates to MKHVIALDVGGTGIKAALMGADTTLVHETLRPTDRDQGPDAVVTRILDLAEELRDRAEKEFGEPPAAAGIAVPGVVDTTTGTAVYAANLGWRDLPLRDLLSRRLGGTPVALGHDVRTGGLAEGRLGAGRGADRFLFVALGTGIAGAIGIQGRVEEGANGSAGEIGHIAVRRGPDAPECGCGGRGCLETLASAAAVGRAWAAASGDPAADAAACARAVEAGDPRAHRVWQEAVDALADGLVVGLTLLDPRTLIVGGGLAESGETLFGPLRAAVAERLTFQKLPLIVPAALGATAGCLGAGLLARDLLAARAATTSTAPTESTEVSA